Part of the Cryptosporangium arvum DSM 44712 genome, CGGCCGGAGCCGACGCTCACGTCGAGCGGCAGGTCCAACGGGTAGGCCGCGCCCATCGCGTCGCGGACCAGGGCCTCGAGCGCCTCGCGCTCGCCGGCGGCGGTCTCGAACACGAGCTCGTCGTGCACCTGGAGCAGCAGCCGCGACCGCAGCCCTTCCTCGCGCAGGCGCTTGTCGACCGCGAGCATCGCGACCTTGATGATGTCGGCGGCCGAGCCCTGGATCGGGGCGTTGAGCGCCATCCGCTCGGCCATCTCGCGCCGCTGCCGGTTGTCGCTGTTGAGGTCGGGCAGGTACCGCCGCCGCCCCATCATCGTCTCGGTGTACCCCTCGCCGCGGGCCCGCGCCACCACCGCGGACAGGTAGTCACGCACGCCGCCGAACTGTTCGAAGTAGTCGGTCATCAGCGCCCGCGCCTCCTCGGTGGTGATGCCGAGCTGCTGGGAGAGCCCGTACGCCGAGAGCCCGTACGCCAGGCCGTAGTTCATCGCTTTGATCTTGCTGCGCTGCTCGCCGCTGACCGCGGTGGGCTCGACGCCGAACACGCTGGCCGCGGTGGCCGCGTGGAAGTCGTGCCCGGACGTGAACGCCTCGATCAGCGTCGGGTCGGCCGAGAGGTGCGACATGATGCGCATCTCGATCTGGCTGTAGTCGGCCGTGAGCAGGGTCTCGTACCCCTCCCCCACGACGAACGCCTTCCGGATCGTGCGCCCCTCCTGGGTGCGTACCGGGATGTTCTGCAGGTTCGGGTCGGTGGACGAGAGCCGCCCGGTGGCCGCGATCGTCTGGTTGTACGTGGTGTGGATGCGGCCGTCGTCGGCGACGGTCTTCAGCAGACCGTCGACAGTGGTCTTGAGCTTCGCGACGTCCCGGTGACGCAGCAGGTGCTCGAGCAGCGGGTGTTCGGTCTGCGCGTAGAGCCACTGCAGCGAGTCGGCGTCGGTGGTGTAGCCGGTCTTGATCCGCTTGGTCTTCGGCAGGCCCAACTCGTCGAACAGGATGACCTGCAGCTGCTTCGGCGACCCCAGGTTGAACTCGCGCCCGATCACCCCGTAGGCGGCCTGCGCGGCGGCCTTCACCTCGGCGGCGAAGTGCGACTCGAGATCGGCCAGGTGCGCGGTGTCGGCGGCGATACCGACGCGTTCCATGCCGGCCAGCACGCGCACCAGCGGCAGCTCGACGCCGGTGAGCAGCGCCGTGCCGCCGCGCTGGTCGAGCTCCTGCACCAGCGCCTCGGCGAGCTCGCTGGTGGCCTGCGCCCGCTCCATCAGGTGGTTCTTCTCGGCGTTCTCGTCCAGCCCGTCGAGTGAGAGCTGACCGTCGCCGGAACCCTCGGCACGCAGCTCGCGCCGGAGATACCGGAGGGCGAGGTCGGCCAGGTCGTACGTGCGGTTGTCGGGCTTGACCAGGTAGGCGATCAGCGCGGTGTCGGCGGTGACACCCTCGATGCTCCAGCCGCGGGCGGTCAGCGCCAGCAGCGGACCCTTCAGGTCGTGGATCGCCTTGGGCCGGGTCTCGTCGGCGAGCCAGGCCGCGACCGCCTGGTCGTCGGCCGAGGTGAGCTGCGACGGGTCGAACCAGGCCCCGGCTCCGTCGGCACCGGCCACCCCGACCGCGGTCAGCTCACCGCTGCCGCGGCCCCACTTCCCGTCGAACGCCACCCCGGTGCGGACGCCGACCGGCGCGTGCGCGGCGAGCCACGGCCCGACCGCGTCGGCCCCCAGCAGTTCGCCGGTGACCTCGATCGTCGAATCGGCCTCCGGCTCGGCGGACTCGAGCGTCGCGTAGAGGCGGTCGCGCAGGACGCGGAACTGCAGCGTGTCGAAGACCTGGTGGACCTGCTCCCGGTCCCACGCGCGACGCTCCAGGTCGGCCAGGTGCAGCGGCAGCTCGAGCTCGGTCATCAGCGCGTTGATCTGGTAGTTGCGCAGGACGTCGGCCAGGTGCGTGCGCAGGTTCTCACCGGCCATGCCCTTCACCTCGTCGACGTGCTCGACCAGGCCTTCGAGCGAGCCGTACTGGGTGAGCCACTTCGCCGCCGTCTTCGGGCCGACCTTCGGCACACCGGGCAGGTTGTCGCTGGTCTCGCCGACCAGCGCGGCCAGGTGGCGGTAGAGCGCCGGCGGTACGCCGTAGCGGGCGACGACCTCGGCCGGATCGATCCGGGCCAGGTCGGAGACGCCCTTCCGCGGGTAGAGCACCGTGGTCTTGTCGTTGACGAGCTGGAACGCGTCCCGGTCGCCGCTGCAGATCAGCACCTCGGCCCCGGCGGCGTTCGCCTCGGTGGCCAGCGTCGCCAGGATGTCGTCGGCCTCGTAGCCCTCGACGCTGAGGAACGGGATCTGCAGCGCGTCCAGAATTTCCTGGATCAGGCTGACCTGGCCCTTGAAGTCCGACGGTGTCTCCGAACGGCCGGCTTTGTACTCCGCGTACGCCTCGGTGCGGAACGACGTCCTGGAGACGTCGAACGCCACGCCGAGGTGCGTGGGTTTCTCGTCACGCAGCACGTTGATCAGCATCGACGTGAAGCCGTACACGGCGTTCGTCGGCTGCCCGGTGGTGGTGGAGAAATTCTCCACCGGCAGCGCGAAGAACGCCCGGTACGCCAACGAGTGGCCGTCGAGCAGGAGCAGTCGGGAGGCGGTCTGGCTCACACCCCGAGCCTAGTCAAGACCACCGACAAAACTCGCGCCTAGGCTAAGTGCCATGTTCACCAGCGATGATCTCGGCCCGTTCGCCAAATTCCTCGGGCTGGAACTCGAGACCGTCACGGCGGACGAGATCTCCGCCTCCTGGACGGTGCGGGCCGACCTGCTGCAGCCCTACGGGATCCTGCACGGCGGTGTGCACTGCGCGATCGTCGAGAGCCTGGCCAGCACCGGGGCCGCCGTCTGGCTCTCCGACCGCGGCCAGGTCGTCGGGGCCACGAACACCACGGACTTCTACCGGCCCACCACCGAGGGCGCCCAGCTGCGATCGGTGGCCACGCCGGTCCACCGCGGCCGCTCGCAGCAGGTCTGGCTGGTCGAGACCCACGACGCGGACGGCAAACTCGTCGCCCGCGGCCAGGTGCGCCTGGCGAACCTAGGCGTCGACACGCTCCACAATGCCCGGTAGCCCACCGGCCGGACGCAGCGTGATCGCCGCGTGCAGCGCCATCCGGTGGCCCGGGTCCACCCGGAACGACCAGCGGCGGGCCAGCGCGGCGAGCACCAGCACCGCCTCGGTCCAGGCGAACGACTCGCCGATGCAGATCCGGGTGCCGGCGCCGAACGGGTACCAGGCGCCGCGCGGCACGCCCGGGTTGTCCTCGCTGAAGCGACCGTCCGCGTCCAGCCACCGCACCGGCGCGAACACGTCCGGCTCGGGCCAGAACCGCGGGTCGCGGTGGAGCACGAACTGCGACGCGAGCACGGTCGCCCCGGCGGGAATCGTCCAGCCACCGAGGGCGAGGTCCTGCTCGACCTCGCGCTCGAGGATCCAGGCCGGCGGGAACAGCCGGAGCGTCTCCGCCACCACCGCGTAGGCGTAGTGCAGTTCGCGCAGGTCGCCGTAGCCGGGATCGGCGTCGGGCAGCGACTCGCGTAAGGCGGCGGCCTCGGCCGGGTGCCGGGCGAGCAGCCAGAACGCCCAGGTCAGCGCCAACGCGGTGGTCTCGTGCCCGGCGAGCATCAGGTTCATCGTCTCGTCGTGCATCGCGGCGTCGTCGAGTGCGGCGCCGTCGTCGCGGGCCTTCCTCATCTCGGTGACGACGCTGTCCGCGGTCTCCCCGGCGAGCACCCGCCGCACCACCGCGTGGAGGTTGTCGGCCGCCGCCCAGAACCGGCGGGGCGCGCCCAGCGGGAGCTTCAGGTACCAGGCACCGCCCGGCACCATCAGCGCCTCCCAGCCGCGCATCGCGATCGTGAGCTCCTTGCCCACGTGCTGCCAGTCCAGCTCGGCCCCGA contains:
- the polA gene encoding DNA polymerase I, producing the protein MSQTASRLLLLDGHSLAYRAFFALPVENFSTTTGQPTNAVYGFTSMLINVLRDEKPTHLGVAFDVSRTSFRTEAYAEYKAGRSETPSDFKGQVSLIQEILDALQIPFLSVEGYEADDILATLATEANAAGAEVLICSGDRDAFQLVNDKTTVLYPRKGVSDLARIDPAEVVARYGVPPALYRHLAALVGETSDNLPGVPKVGPKTAAKWLTQYGSLEGLVEHVDEVKGMAGENLRTHLADVLRNYQINALMTELELPLHLADLERRAWDREQVHQVFDTLQFRVLRDRLYATLESAEPEADSTIEVTGELLGADAVGPWLAAHAPVGVRTGVAFDGKWGRGSGELTAVGVAGADGAGAWFDPSQLTSADDQAVAAWLADETRPKAIHDLKGPLLALTARGWSIEGVTADTALIAYLVKPDNRTYDLADLALRYLRRELRAEGSGDGQLSLDGLDENAEKNHLMERAQATSELAEALVQELDQRGGTALLTGVELPLVRVLAGMERVGIAADTAHLADLESHFAAEVKAAAQAAYGVIGREFNLGSPKQLQVILFDELGLPKTKRIKTGYTTDADSLQWLYAQTEHPLLEHLLRHRDVAKLKTTVDGLLKTVADDGRIHTTYNQTIAATGRLSSTDPNLQNIPVRTQEGRTIRKAFVVGEGYETLLTADYSQIEMRIMSHLSADPTLIEAFTSGHDFHAATAASVFGVEPTAVSGEQRSKIKAMNYGLAYGLSAYGLSQQLGITTEEARALMTDYFEQFGGVRDYLSAVVARARGEGYTETMMGRRRYLPDLNSDNRQRREMAERMALNAPIQGSAADIIKVAMLAVDKRLREEGLRSRLLLQVHDELVFETAAGEREALEALVRDAMGAAYPLDLPLDVSVGSGRTWDDAAH
- a CDS encoding cytochrome P450, whose amino-acid sequence is MSIGPSITLRERRRTSRGGGVPLPPGPGFSLDRLAGFRRETMPWTMRAVARRWPGVAYLGVPGRHLYLVSDPELVRQVLVTDGRKVDKGEALRTANIVLGEGLITARRALHLPRRRLVNPAFAHARMAGYATGMLDATRATDARWRDGAHVDLSREMSRLTLDVIGRTVLGAELDWQHVGKELTIAMRGWEALMVPGGAWYLKLPLGAPRRFWAAADNLHAVVRRVLAGETADSVVTEMRKARDDGAALDDAAMHDETMNLMLAGHETTALALTWAFWLLARHPAEAAALRESLPDADPGYGDLRELHYAYAVVAETLRLFPPAWILEREVEQDLALGGWTIPAGATVLASQFVLHRDPRFWPEPDVFAPVRWLDADGRFSEDNPGVPRGAWYPFGAGTRICIGESFAWTEAVLVLAALARRWSFRVDPGHRMALHAAITLRPAGGLPGIVERVDA
- a CDS encoding PaaI family thioesterase, which codes for MFTSDDLGPFAKFLGLELETVTADEISASWTVRADLLQPYGILHGGVHCAIVESLASTGAAVWLSDRGQVVGATNTTDFYRPTTEGAQLRSVATPVHRGRSQQVWLVETHDADGKLVARGQVRLANLGVDTLHNAR